ACCTATTGAATTGAACGGTAGCATCCATTCGGCTGAGTCTAACGACCCAGGACAGGGTCTCTCTGCCGTAATCGGTATCAACGTTCAGAAACGGAGAGAGATACTCCGGATTGCCGTCCGAAACGGACCTCTCCAGAGCACCGTAATAACCCTCTATAAAATTCGACATATCCGCCCCGTAGGATACACCGCAAAGAGCGGTTACCACCAGGGAAAGGGCTAAAAACGACAAAAATTTGCGCATTCTCATCGGGTTGACCTCCTCGTTTTGACTTTATTCGGCCCCGGACATCTCCACCGAGATAAAGGGAGAAAAACCCAGGTTCTAAGATTATGACACATAGAGGCGCTATTCCCCAAGCCTCGACCTCACCTTCTCGTCTATGGCCGCCATAACCCCGTTCTTGTCGGCCAGCCAAGAGGGGGCCACCAGACGTCCGCCCCATACGTCGGCGGTAAGCCTCTGGACCACAAAGCGACTGCCCTCCAGGACCAGAACTTCGGCGACCTTCGAGACGTATAGATCCATCGACAGGGGCTCGAACCGTCCGCTCATATAAAGGACCTCCAAGGGTGTATCCCTCAGGACGTAGAGAGGATGAAACTTGAGGCCGGTGACGCCACGGTCCAAAAGCCACCTTGCCGAACGGAGAAGCTGATCGTCCCGTTCACCGGGGATACCTGCTATCAGGTGTGCCGACACTGAAAAAGGCTCTCCTAGACACCTGTTCAGAGTATCTTCGACACAGGCCAGATCGTGCCCTCTTCTCAACCATCTCAGGCCGTCCTCGTCGGTGGTCTGCACCCCCAGTTCCAACCATACCTCGAAATCCGATCTACAGAGAGAGGAAAGATAGGAGACGACCTCGTCCGAGACGAGATCTGGCCTGGTTCCCACTGCCAATCCCCAAACCGGAAGATGACGAGAGGCCTCGGCTCGGGCTCTTTCGACCGCCTCCTTCAACCTGTACAGAGGACCGTAGGTGGATGAATAACTTTGAAAGTAAAGGATGCAACCTTTAGCCTTGTAGTGCTCTACGGCTGACTTCATGCCTTTTCGAACCTGGAGTTCCAGACTTTCTCCTCTCATCCAGGCCCCGTTCCCCCCCCCGGACGAATCGCAAAAGACACAGCCCCCCTCCCCTAGACCGTTCCTGTTGGGGCAACCGGAACCGATGTCCAGGCTTATTTTCTGGACACGGTCACCAAACCTGCGCCTCAGATCGGCGGACCATTTTCTATACAGCAAAGAATCTCCTCCAATTCCGAATAATCGAACTAACGGATACGAAAAAAACACACTTGACTTTACCCTCAAATAGGCCCTATCGTTGAATTAGAATATTTATTTTTGTTCATTCAAGAACCCCTACATCTACGAAAAGAA
This genomic stretch from Dethiosulfovibrio faecalis harbors:
- a CDS encoding TIGR01212 family radical SAM protein (This family includes YhcC from E. coli K-12, an uncharacterized radical SAM protein.) — encoded protein: MLYRKWSADLRRRFGDRVQKISLDIGSGCPNRNGLGEGGCVFCDSSGGGNGAWMRGESLELQVRKGMKSAVEHYKAKGCILYFQSYSSTYGPLYRLKEAVERARAEASRHLPVWGLAVGTRPDLVSDEVVSYLSSLCRSDFEVWLELGVQTTDEDGLRWLRRGHDLACVEDTLNRCLGEPFSVSAHLIAGIPGERDDQLLRSARWLLDRGVTGLKFHPLYVLRDTPLEVLYMSGRFEPLSMDLYVSKVAEVLVLEGSRFVVQRLTADVWGGRLVAPSWLADKNGVMAAIDEKVRSRLGE